The Corynebacterium auriscanis genome includes the window TACCTCTACCCCGGAAAAGGCGGTGATGCGCTCCGCGAGGCGCTCGGCCAGCGGAACACCCCCCGATGGAATTCCCAAAAGCACAACGCGGTTGCTGCCCTGGCTGTCGAGGGCAGTCTTCTCGATGATTTGGTGCGCGATTCTCGCGACAGTACGTGCCACGTCTGCCTCATTGAGTAGGACAGTCGTGTTCGATGCATCTGCCGTGTTCATCGTGACCTCCTTTCCCGCCTCTCTGTGCGGTCTGTTAAAGGATGTCTCTTTACGGTTGTAAACCTTAGCACGGCTGCGCTGAATAGAAACTGAGGTTACCCCTTAGGGCTGGGGTTGCTCCCCAGGCGAGTCAGTTCCGGGGCCGCTGGTAGTGCCAGCGGCCTCAGTGCCCTCTGTGGACGCTGTTTCCGCACCGGAGTCGGTAACGCCAGCCACCAAGTCGGAGCGCGCGGCCGCAGTGCCTTGGAGACCGTCGCCGGAGATAACGTTGCCGATGAGCGCATCCAGCTCCGCGTCCTCGGCTTCCTCCGGCCCGCGATCAGATTCGGTTGCTTTGGCCTCGGCGGCGTCGGCCAACTTCAAATCAGCCGCGCGTGCCACCCCGTCCAGTACCGCATTGACGTAGGAAGGTGCCTTGTCGTGGGAGTACTGCGCCGCCAACTCGATGCCCTCGGTCATGGCCACCTGGTTGGGAACATCACTGTTGAACAGCAATTCCCAAGTGGCCACGCGTAACACAGCCCTATCGACGGCAGGCAGGCGATCCAAGCGCCACTCGCTAGCCAGGTTCAAGGCGATCGCATCGTCGATGGCATCCAGGTGCGTAGCGGTTCCCTCCACGATGGTGGCGGTGTACTCCGGGACCGGCTTAACCGCATTGGCGGGATCGCGCGATAGGTCGCGGCGCTCTTCGACGATCTTTACGGGATCGAGATCACGGAACTCGGCTTCAAAGATGATGTCTACTGCACGACGGCGGGCCTTGAACCTGCTGCCGTGTCGCCTGTAGTTGTTCTTATTTCCGCTCACAGTGGGGATTAACCGCTTTCCGCTGATCGAAATGGAGGGGTGGAAAAATCGACCGCAACCGACCGTGAATATCGCGGCGGCTGCGGGTTGGGGATTAAAGTGCGCGACTTAGTTGCTGACGCGCGACAGGTAGGAGCCGTCACGGGTATCCACGCGGACCACGTTGCCGGTCTCCAAGAACAATGGCACCTGGATCTCCGCACCAGTTTCCAAAGTAGCGGGCTTGGTGCCACCGGTGGAACGGTCGCCCTGCAGGCCTGGATCAGTGTGTTCGATGCGCAGGTCAACAGAGACGGGCAGTTCGGCGAACAGTGCCTCGCCCTCGTGGAAGGAAACCTGCACGGTGGTGTTTTCCAGCAGGAAACGTGCGCCCTCACCCATGAGGTGCGGGGATAGTTCGATTTGCTCGTAGTCCTTCTCGTCCATGAGAACGAAATTGGTGCCGTCGTTGTAAAGGTAGGTCATATCGCGACGGTCCACGTTAGCGGTTTCTACCTTGACACCGGCGTTAAAAGTCTTGTCGATGGTTTTACCCGACAGGATTTCCTTCAGCTTCGTGCGAACGAATGCTGGGCCCTTGCCTGGCTTAACGTGCTGGAACTCGATGATCTGGACCAGTTTGTTGTCCAGCTTCAAAACCAGACCGTTCTTGAAATCCGCGGTAGTTGCCACGTGTCTATCTCCTCAATGGTTGCTATCTGGGTTTTATATCTGCGGTTGTTGCAGGCGATCGCGCTATCCTGGCGGCTCGCTTTAGTTGACCGGTGACGTATTCTATCACCTCGACGCCACGCTCTAGACGACCACCAATTCCGTGGGCGAGGCGTTGCAGCTGATGTGACCGTCCTTGGTCACCACGTAGGTGTTTTCAATCCGGAGCCCCGTTTTACCGGGAAGGTAAATCCCGGGCTCCACGGTAATGGTCATGCCCGGCTCCAAAATGGAAGTCTCGTCCACGCCCGCTGCGGCACGCGGGGATTCGTGAACGTCAAGTCCCACGCCGTGCCCGGTGGAGTGCACGAAGTACTCCCCGTAGCCGGCATCCGTGATCAGGTCACGGCAGGCTTCATCAACCGTGCGCAACCTGGTGCCGGGCTGCACTACTGCTTCTCCAGCCTTCTGGGCACGGTATACGGTGTCGTAAATCTCATAGGCCAATTCGTCGGGCTCTCCAACGCAAACGGCGCGCGTTTGATCGGAGGCGTATCCGTCTAAGTAAACACCGAAGTCAACCGTCACCAATCCTGGCACGATCTTGTCCTTAGACACACCAGCATGTGGTTTAGCACCGTTCGCCCCGCTGGCCAGGATGGTGTCGAAACTCAATGCTTGCGCCCCAGCCAGGCGAAGGCGGTTCTCCAAGTCCGCAGCAGCTTCAATTTCCGTGAGCCCTTCGCGGATACCACCTTCGGCGAGGAATTGGGTCCACACGGAATCGGCAAGCTCACCGGCGGCGAGCAGGGCGCGTACTTCCGCCTCGTCCTTCACCAAACGCTCAGATTCCACAGCTTGGGAAAGAACCGCTGGGTCGCCCAATTCGCGGGCACTACCGATGGGCATGCTAGGTTCCACCGCGAAACCCCGATCGCCGGCCACCTCCTTCATCATTGGCAGCAGGCGGTTTTCAATGCGAATGTCGATGTCTTCCGGCGCACCAGTCTCCAGGCGAATCTGCGTGTCGTACCGACCATCGGTACCGAGCACGGCAGTCCCGTCCGCGCGCAAGAGTAGGACGGCATTGGACCCTGCAAATCCTGTGAGGTATTGAATATTCTTCAAATCGGTGACGAGGAGCGCGTTTTCCCCTGCATCGTGAATCCTGCTGGCGACGCGGTGGCGTCGGGATTGGAAATTGGCAACGACGTCTTGTGAAATAGTCAGTGACATTTTGTTTCCTTCCATGAAAAAAGCAATATCTGCTTAAGCGAAATAGCGTAGTGCGGCTACGTAGCCATAGGTGCCCAAACCGGCAATAACCCCGGCAGCAATAGGGCTAAGGTAACTATGGTGCCGGAATTCCTCGCGGGCATGGACATTAGAAATGTGCACCTCAATAAAGCCTTGCGCGTCGGCAATTTCCGCCAGTGAGTCGCGTAAAGCTACCGAGGTATGCGTAAAACCGCCCGGGTTAATGATGACTGCGTGTCCGTCATCAGCGGCTCGGTGAATGCGCTCGATCAACTCACCTTCGATATTTGACTGGAAAAAGTCCACCGCAATGCCCAGCCGCTCGGCTTCCTTGGCCACCATGTTCTCAATATCCACGAGGGTCGTGGAACCATACACCTCCGGTTGGCGTTTGCCCAACCGGTTGAGGTTGGGACCATTGATGATGACGACACCGGGCGCGTGTGGCATGGGGTTTCTCCTCAATTTTTGACTAGCGGCTAGTACGTTCGTAGGCGGTTTCCAACAGCTCGTTACTGGGCCCTTCCAGCCTGGTTGGGCTGCCAATGCCATCCAGCACCACAAAACGGGTCACACCGGCTTTGTTCTTCTTATCGCGAGACATTGCTTCATTCAACGTCGGCAGATCCGCCCCGTCGTAACGAATGGGAAGACCCACCGACTGCAAGATTTGTCGGTGCAGTTTCACAGCCTCGCCGTCGAGGAGCCCTGCCGCGTGTGCGAGCTCGGCTTCGAACACCATTCCTACAGCCACTGCGTGACCGTGGGGCCACGTGTAGTTTTCGTGGTGTTCCACAGCATGACCGTATGTGTGCCCGTAATTCAGTATTTCGCGCAAGTGGCTTTCTTTAAGATCCTTGCCCACCACATCCGCTTTTACCTTAATAGCTTTTTCGATGAGCTCAGGCAAGGTTCCCCGGGGAGCAAGCGCCGCATCGGGATCATTGAGGTAGATATCCAAAATAGAGGTATCACGAATAAATCCGGCCTTGATGATCTCCGCGCTTCCCGCCACGATTTCCGCCAACGGCAAAGTTTCCAGCACGTCCAAATCCACTATAACGGTGGCTGGCTCATGGAACGCACCCACGAGGTTTTTCCCCGCTTCCGTGTTGATGCCGGTTTTTCCGCCCACCGCGGCGTCAACCATGGCCAGCAAAGTAGTTGGGCACTGGATAACGGCTACCCCACGCATCCAAGTGGCAGCGATGAAGCCCGCCACGTCCGTGGCAGCGCCTCCCCCCAAGCCGATAACGGCATCGTGCCGGGTGAGACCCGCATCAGCGCACGCGGCCCACAGTCGTGTGGCTTCGTCGATAGTCTTACCGCGCTCCGCATCGGCTAGCTCTACGAGGTGAACCGACCGGTCACTATCGCGAAGGATCTGCGCCAGAGCCGCAGCGCGCCCAGCCAGCGCCGGCTGATGAACGAGCAAATACGTCTGCGCGTTCTGCGTAGCCCGCATCGCCTGCTCAGCAACGAACTCTAGTCCGCGGTCAATATGAACCACGTAGGGGTTGACGGAATGTACGGGAATTTGGGTCATTGCTTTACTTCCAATAGTGGGCGGTTACGGGCGTTCTGGCCGCATCTGATCTGGGTAAATATCCTCCATAAAGGTGAGGATCTCGGTCACCACGCGCTGGGAGGATTTGTTACCACCAGTGATGGTGTAATCGGACACTTCCTCATACAACGGCCCACGCTGGGCAAGCAGCCTCTCATAGGCCGCCCGGGGATCGGCAACATTCAACAGCGGACGGCTACGATTACCTTCCAGCCGTTGCATGGCATCGTCAATGGGGATCTCTAGGCGCACGACCACCTGATCGTCCAATAGTTCCCGGGTACCGGGATGGACCACAGCTCCCCCGCCCAAGGCCAGAACTCCGTTTCCACCGAGCGCTTCAGCAACGACTTCATGCTCGATGCGCCGAAACTCCTCCTCACCAAAGGTCTCTAAAACCTTTCCACACGGCATGTCGTACTTTTCGGCGATGAGTTGATCACTATCGGTAAAGCTGGTTCCAAGTGCATGGGCCACGCGTTGGCCGATGGTGGTTTTCCCGCTGCCGGGCATGCCGACTAGCACAACGCGGGGACTCATGATTCCTGCCCTTCCCCCCAAGCCAGCCGCTGACGTACATAGGCCTGGTAATTATCGAAGTTGCGTCTCATTTCAGCCACGCTATCACCACCGAATTTCTCCACCACGGCCCGCGCTAATACAAGGGCGACCATGGTTTCGGCTACCACTCCCGCTGCGGGAACCGCGCACACATCGGAGCGCTGGTGGATGCCCGTCGCGGCTTCACCGTTATCCATGTCAACCGTTTTCAATGCGCGGGGCACGGTGCTGATGGGCTTCATGGCAGCGCGAACAATGAGGGTTTCCCCATTAGTCATTCCACCTTCGATGCCTCCCGCCCGGTTGGACAAGCGAGAAACACCCTCACCATTTTCTGCCCGCACAATTTCATCGTGGGCTTCCGATCCACGGCGACGGGCTTCCTCGAAGCCATCGCCGATTTCCACGCCCTTGATAGCTTGAATACCCATGAGCGCAGACGCGAGTTGTGCGTCCAGCCGAGCCTCACCGGAAGTGTGTGACCCTAATCCAATGGGCAAGCCCTTAACGACAACCTCGACGATGCCTCCTAGCGTGTCACCGGACTTCTTCGCGGCCTTGATCTCGTCAATCATTTCCTCGGCCGAGTCGGCATTGCACGCGCGGACCGGGGAGGCGTCGATGTCCTCCAATTGGTCGAAGTCCGGCACCGGGCCGGTGTAAGGGGTGGATCTACCGATTGACACAACGTGGCTGAACACTTCCACACCCAGCACCTCGCGCAGTAGCGCCCGCGCAAACGTGCCCGCAGCCACTCGAGCCGCGGTTTCGCGGGCACTGGAGCGCTCTAGGATCGGCCGAGCTTCCGTGTGGCCATATTTGATCATGCCGGAGAAATCCGCATGACCTGGGCGTGGGCGGGTCAAGCGGGCACCACGGCCACTGTCCATCTCCTTAACGATGCCCGGATCGGAGGTATCAATGGGATCGGCAGACATAATCGTGGTCCACTTGGGCCATTCGGTATTGCCAATCATCACCGCAACCGGACTGCCCAGTGTGAGACCATGGCGCACACCGGAAAGGAATGTCACCTCATCGGCTTCGAACTTCATGCGGGCACCGCGACCATAACCAAGACGGCGGCGGGCGAGCTGACGAGATACCTCTTCGCGGGTCACACTCAAACCTGCAGGGAGGTTTTCAATGAGAGAAATCAGGGCTTGGCCGTGCGATTCACCGGCAGTGGTCCATCTGAGCATGCCGTACATATTACTACGACCCGATCAGAACCATCCCCACTACCACAGCACTAGTCCCAAGGATCATCGCGGGACCGTGTGGTGTGTACGGATCCTTTCGGTTGGCTGTAACCACCATGCTTATTCCGACGCCCACCGCGCCCGTCACTGCCATTGCGATCCATAGGCCCCAAAACCCAAGGCTCATAGCCAATGTGCCCAAAGTAAAGGCGAGCTTCGCATCCCCTCCACCGACCGTCATCCGGCTGTTGAGGATCGGCGCGACCACGATAAATCCCGCCCATATCACTCCCCCGATGAGTTGCCAAGGATGCCAACCGGGCAAAACACACGTCAACACCGCGGTGACGACCGCCGGCGGCCCGGTGAGGTTGTTGGGTATCCGACGCGTGGTGGCGTCGAACCAAAAGATCCACCCAGCCCAGATTGCGTAAGCCACCCACACAACAGATTCCGTCCACGACGGCACGGTGCTGACCACAGCGTTTCCCCCAAAAAATTGACGCAACTTCCCCGGTCCGGAATCAAAAATCCACTAGCGTGCTGCAACGGCCCCACCATCATCGAGCGCACGGACAGACCCCCAAGCCGCGAATGTGCTAGCGCGCTGCAGAGCAAACCGACGGTTACTGCACTCTGAGGTGCAGCACGGTTTCTAGCATAAGACCGGCGGGGCTAGTGTGCCCGGTGAAAAGGCGAAACTGCTCCTCGGCTTGACCCGCCAGCATACGTAAGCCATCCGCGTGGGGCAGACCGG containing:
- the aroB gene encoding 3-dehydroquinate synthase; translation: MTQIPVHSVNPYVVHIDRGLEFVAEQAMRATQNAQTYLLVHQPALAGRAAALAQILRDSDRSVHLVELADAERGKTIDEATRLWAACADAGLTRHDAVIGLGGGAATDVAGFIAATWMRGVAVIQCPTTLLAMVDAAVGGKTGINTEAGKNLVGAFHEPATVIVDLDVLETLPLAEIVAGSAEIIKAGFIRDTSILDIYLNDPDAALAPRGTLPELIEKAIKVKADVVGKDLKESHLREILNYGHTYGHAVEHHENYTWPHGHAVAVGMVFEAELAHAAGLLDGEAVKLHRQILQSVGLPIRYDGADLPTLNEAMSRDKKNKAGVTRFVVLDGIGSPTRLEGPSNELLETAYERTSR
- a CDS encoding M24 family metallopeptidase translates to MSLTISQDVVANFQSRRHRVASRIHDAGENALLVTDLKNIQYLTGFAGSNAVLLLRADGTAVLGTDGRYDTQIRLETGAPEDIDIRIENRLLPMMKEVAGDRGFAVEPSMPIGSARELGDPAVLSQAVESERLVKDEAEVRALLAAGELADSVWTQFLAEGGIREGLTEIEAAADLENRLRLAGAQALSFDTILASGANGAKPHAGVSKDKIVPGLVTVDFGVYLDGYASDQTRAVCVGEPDELAYEIYDTVYRAQKAGEAVVQPGTRLRTVDEACRDLITDAGYGEYFVHSTGHGVGLDVHESPRAAAGVDETSILEPGMTITVEPGIYLPGKTGLRIENTYVVTKDGHISCNASPTELVVV
- the efp gene encoding elongation factor P, which codes for MATTADFKNGLVLKLDNKLVQIIEFQHVKPGKGPAFVRTKLKEILSGKTIDKTFNAGVKVETANVDRRDMTYLYNDGTNFVLMDEKDYEQIELSPHLMGEGARFLLENTTVQVSFHEGEALFAELPVSVDLRIEHTDPGLQGDRSTGGTKPATLETGAEIQVPLFLETGNVVRVDTRDGSYLSRVSN
- the aroQ gene encoding type II 3-dehydroquinate dehydratase, which codes for MPHAPGVVIINGPNLNRLGKRQPEVYGSTTLVDIENMVAKEAERLGIAVDFFQSNIEGELIERIHRAADDGHAVIINPGGFTHTSVALRDSLAEIADAQGFIEVHISNVHAREEFRHHSYLSPIAAGVIAGLGTYGYVAALRYFA
- the aroC gene encoding chorismate synthase; the encoded protein is MLRWTTAGESHGQALISLIENLPAGLSVTREEVSRQLARRRLGYGRGARMKFEADEVTFLSGVRHGLTLGSPVAVMIGNTEWPKWTTIMSADPIDTSDPGIVKEMDSGRGARLTRPRPGHADFSGMIKYGHTEARPILERSSARETAARVAAGTFARALLREVLGVEVFSHVVSIGRSTPYTGPVPDFDQLEDIDASPVRACNADSAEEMIDEIKAAKKSGDTLGGIVEVVVKGLPIGLGSHTSGEARLDAQLASALMGIQAIKGVEIGDGFEEARRRGSEAHDEIVRAENGEGVSRLSNRAGGIEGGMTNGETLIVRAAMKPISTVPRALKTVDMDNGEAATGIHQRSDVCAVPAAGVVAETMVALVLARAVVEKFGGDSVAEMRRNFDNYQAYVRQRLAWGEGQES
- a CDS encoding prepilin peptidase, whose amino-acid sequence is MVSTVPSWTESVVWVAYAIWAGWIFWFDATTRRIPNNLTGPPAVVTAVLTCVLPGWHPWQLIGGVIWAGFIVVAPILNSRMTVGGGDAKLAFTLGTLAMSLGFWGLWIAMAVTGAVGVGISMVVTANRKDPYTPHGPAMILGTSAVVVGMVLIGS
- a CDS encoding shikimate kinase, whose protein sequence is MSPRVVLVGMPGSGKTTIGQRVAHALGTSFTDSDQLIAEKYDMPCGKVLETFGEEEFRRIEHEVVAEALGGNGVLALGGGAVVHPGTRELLDDQVVVRLEIPIDDAMQRLEGNRSRPLLNVADPRAAYERLLAQRGPLYEEVSDYTITGGNKSSQRVVTEILTFMEDIYPDQMRPERP